The proteins below are encoded in one region of Kazachstania africana CBS 2517 chromosome 6, complete genome:
- the RAD26 gene encoding DNA-dependent ATPase RAD26 (similar to Saccharomyces cerevisiae RAD26 (YJR035W); ancestral locus Anc_1.459), translating into MSNGDLKELGLVNVLSQHSIEQKIENDLESISNRKLIEQEEQRLERSQNLLDKHLSKKRYLERKLNNATRISVKEKLRGQIHTLQNDEIQSVKDDINDIEDRLRLLKDNVSKKNVTHEGRKQDESEKDYLIRTGQITAFGSSKGFTLDLEASESAEEETKEQEKNFVKANEQMFENITDEEKEDTNDSDYIENEVNEDIKEEFEESSDVEEYEDEETLISRPSEAKDDGDEYFYQKRLKKWITQRSDNRKVDKFPDLPEWRKPHPNIPDARLNELFKIPGEIYSLLFGYQKTCVQWLYELFQQQSGGIIGDEMGLGKTIQVIAFVASLHHSGLLNGPVLIVCPATVMKQWVNELHHWWPPLRAIILHAIGSGMSMKKKLTEDELEQILLRSTPDEFSYNDFQKSSKAKYALESDMNLVSLIDKVVNNGHILITTYVGLRIHSDKLLKINWAYAILDEGHKIRNPNSEIAITCKKLKTRNRIILSGTPIQNNLNELWSLFDFILPGKLGTLPVFQQQFVMPINMGGYANASNIQVQTGYKCAVTLRDIISPYLLRRVKSDVAKDLPHKKEMVLFCKLTQYQRNKYIEFLNSKELSEIKGGKRHVLYGIDILRKICNHPDILDKDKLEDDVSYGNPKRSGKMQVVKQLLLLWKDEGHKTLLFTQSRQMLDILEQFISYKDPEMENINYLRMDGTTNISKRQELVDRFNNENYDLFLLTTRVGGLGVNLTGANRIIIFDPDWNPSTDMQARERAWRIGQKREVSIYRLMVSGSIEEKIYHRQIFKQFLTNKILSDPKQKRFFKMNELHDLFSLGGDDGVLNERLTEEVQKHTANLKNSKTTESDDLEQVVQIQGVSKLEGFYSGKEQKEASKNEDDRLIEGLLGGESNLENAKTHEDMVTSHMKSASTSNLITKEANKVAAAALDALRKSRKSTRKYEIGTPTWTGKFGSAGKINKSKGKLRKQLGSSQILANIKRVQQGSAAQNDALAKININRELLERIQVHLNKQIGFFSSSVNIIENIGLKLSEEEDVIKARALLKTVATFHKEKRGWILNEEFRTG; encoded by the coding sequence ATGAGTAATGGTGATTTAAAGGAACTTGGGCTGGTAAATGTCCTTTCACAACATTCGATAGAGCAGAAAATCgaaaatgatttagaaTCTATTAGTAACCGAAAACTTATAGAACAAGAGGAGCAAAGGTTAGAAAGATCACAGAATCTGCTAGATAAGCATCTTTCTAAGAAAAGGTATctagaaagaaaattaaacaaTGCAACTAGGATATCTGTTAAAGAGAAACTGAGAGGTCAAATCCATACTTTgcaaaatgatgaaatccAGTCTGTTAAGGACGATATAAATGATATCGAGGACAGGCTACgtttattgaaagataatgTCAGTAAAAAGAACGTAACCCACGAAGGAAGGAAACAGGATGAGTCAGAAAAGGACTATCTCATCAGAACGGGTCAGATAACTGCATTTGGTTCTTCTAAAGGGTTTACCTTAGATTTAGAAGCTAGTGAATcagcagaagaagaaactaaGGAACAAGAGAAAAACTTTGTAAAAGCAAACGAACAAatgtttgaaaatattactGATGAGGAGAAAGAGGATACAAATGACAGTGACTACATCGAAAACGAAGTTAATGAAGACATAAAAGAGGAATTTGAGGAATCGAGCGATGTagaagaatatgaagaCGAGGAGACACTAATCTCAAGACCAAGTGAAGCCAAAGATGATGGGGACGAATATTTTTACCAGAAGAGGCTCAAAAAGTGGATAACTCAACGTTCGGACAATCGAAAAGTAGATAAATTCCCTGACCTTCCTGAGTGGAGAAAACCACATCCCAATATTCCCGATGCTAGGTTGAATGAACTGTTTAAAATACCTGGGGAGATTTACTCGCTGCTATTTGGATACCAAAAAACATGCGTTCAATGGCTTTACGAGCTATTTCAACAGCAATCTGGCGGAATTATTGGTGATGAAATGGGTTTAGGAAAAACTATTCAGGTTATTGCATTTGTTGCCTCTTTACATCACTCGGGATTACTCAATGGGCCTGTTCTTATTGTATGCCCCGCAACAGTCATGAAGCAATGGGTCAATGAACTTCATCATTGGTGGCCGCCACTGAGAGCTATAATATTGCATGCTATTGGGTCTGGAATgtcaatgaagaaaaaattgactGAAGATGAACTGGAGCAAATATTATTACGTTCTACTCCCGATGAGTTTTCCTATAATGACTTCCAGAAAAGCTCGAAGGCAAAATATGCGTTAGAATCAGATATGAATCTAGTATCATTGATAGATAAGGTTGTCAACAACGGTCACATCTTGATTACTACTTACGTTGGTCTGAGAATACACTCTGACAAATTACTGAAGATAAACTGGGCGTATGCAATCCTAGATGAAGGACACAAAATTAGAAATCCTAACTCTGAAATTGCAATAACGTGCAAAAAACTAAAGACACGCAATCGTATAATATTGTCTGGTACGCCTATTCAAAACAATCTGAATGAATTATGGTCTTTGTTTGACTTCATTCTTCCTGGAAAGCTCGGGACACTTCCTGTGTTTCAACAACAGTTTGTGATGCCCATTAATATGGGTGGCTATGCGAATGCAAGTAATATCCAGGTACAAACGGGGTATAAATGTGCAGTTACTCTGCGTGACATAATCTCGCCTTACCTACTTCGTAGGGTGAAGTCGGATGTTGCAAAAGATTTGCCTCATAAGAAGGAAATGGTACTATTCTGCAAGTTAACACAATATCAGAGgaataaatatatagaGTTCCTCAATTCTAAAGAACTATCAGAAATAAAGGGAGGGAAACGGCATGTTTTATATGGTATTGATATTCTTAGAAAGATTTGCAACCATCCAGATATATTGGATAAGgataaattagaagatgatgtAAGTTACGGAAATCCTAAACGATCAGGAAAGATGCAAGTAGTGAAGCAATTATTGCTACTTTGGAAGGATGAGGGTCATAAGACTTTGCTATTTACCCAATCAAGACAGATGCTAGACATATTAGAACAGTTTATTTCTTATAAGGATCCTGAAATGGAGAACATCAACTACTTGAGAATGGATGGGACAACAAATATTTCCAAAAGACAAGAGTTGGTTGACCGttttaataatgaaaactATGATCTGTTTTTACTAACAACCAGAGTTGGTGGTTTAGGTGTAAATTTGACGGGGGCTAACAggattattatttttgacCCAGATTGGAACCCATCTACAGATATGCAAGCAAGAGAGCGGGCTTGGAGAATTGGTCAAAAACGAGAAGTTTCAATTTACAGACTAATGGTATCTGGATCCATAGAGgagaaaatatatcataGGCAAATATTTAAGCAGTTCTTGAccaataaaattttgagtGACCCAAAACAAAAGcgatttttcaaaatgaacGAATTACATGATTTGTTCTCTCTTGGTGGGGATGATGGAGTACTTAACGAGAGACTGACAGAAGAAGTACAAAAGCATACTGCAAATCTAAAGAATTCGAAAACTACTGAGAGTGACGATCTTGAACAGGTCGTACAAATACAAGGGGTTTCTAAGCTTGAAGGCTTTTATTCTGGtaaagaacaaaaagaGGCGTCGaagaatgaagatgatagaCTGATCGAAGGTTTATTAGGCGGAGAAAGCAATTTAGAAAATGCGAAAACTCACGAAGATATGGTAACTTCACATATGAAATCTGCTTCAACGTCTAATCTAATTACAAAAGAAGCGAATAAGGTTGCAGCTGCTGCTTTAGATGCTTTAAGAAAATCTCGTAAGAGTACtagaaaatatgaaataGGTACACCTACATGGACTGGGAAATTCGGTTCAGCTGGGAAAATTAACAAAAGCAAAGGGAAACTAAGAAAACAATTGGGGTCTTCACAGATATTGGCGAATATAAAGAGAGTTCAACAGGGCTCAGCTGCCCAAAATGATGCATTAGCCAAAATTAACATAAATAGGGAACTACTAGAAAGGATCCAAGTGCACTTGAACAAACAGATTGgctttttctcttcatctgtaaatattattgaGAATATAGGTTTAAAGCTATCCGAGGAGGAGGATGTAATCAAAGCCAGAGCGTTACTGAAAACTGTCGCAACTTTTCATAAGGAGAAGAGAGGCTGGATTCTTAATGAGGAATTCAGGACTGGAtga
- the HUL4 gene encoding putative E3 ubiquitin-protein ligase HUL4 (similar to Saccharomyces cerevisiae HUL4 (YJR036C); ancestral locus Anc_1.462), with protein sequence MVAIFRRGKRQDRDTNKVEIISKPSLSKKSEDPVFQARKTLDFEKKFKCLCCNRYLKVSEKLPKFKCGVCHSTLMTQNGESVLSNEKNFKSNGSLICSLSELRKIVNKCYSNLKNSPDTEKSSVFDPVSRYLAEIFHDAATLEESFKPKDNHTLLDYTEVSQFFNLLLSLPTRKPYYRMLCAANDLLKNPGIALIKFKWILILWEVPSIRECLISKPNYGFGSKEIRAVSYELIKRSIGYLANVAGSPNYRSYIYHLKGIPVEKFFNQVETINLYITYQMTKIIHREEKNNLQLSVGKDIYPNTYILEDEMWSSSIDLFKSNTGDKNTALKSSEFFFKPFQYESDWHIVSACKLMAIYYLVNNKREGSKHPSPHKSKLTSSMFYNTMLDFIDYKQDFFNWKAPEMSNQILQIINDQNTKKKFTFCAYPFLLSLGLKISVMQYNIKQIMEYNAEKAFLTSLDKKKAMDVYCRIKVRRSHIAQDSLRCIQSRQADLLKSLRVEFVNEEGIDAGGLKKEWFLLLTKTLFSPIHGLFQYISESRFCWFSIFPISEEPNGLLTNEKLYYLFGVVLGLAIFNGIILDLQFPSAFYKKICNEPLNFSDYYQIYPETAQNLKKMLDYQDDNFCEVFGLTFETTVESMASATQRNDSLSNPGFVTVSLSRNGSSKYVTQANKHNFVDLWVDYYMNKSIKKQFGQFMTGFKQVFASCSSIQLFNSEELERLLCGDKEQNKYDFTLLRSVTKYAGGFQDDSTVVIWFWEVIDQWTKVLQRKVLQFVTGSDRIPATGISALPFKITKCSSRQNEELPVAHTCFNEICLWDYCSKEVLERKLLLAINESQEFALR encoded by the coding sequence ATGGTGGCTATATTTCGCCGTGGAAAAAGGCAAGATAGAGACACCAACAAAGTAGAGATAATCTCCAAACCATCACTATCAAAGAAATCTGAAGACCCGGTATTTCAAGCAAGGAAAACTCTAgactttgaaaagaagttTAAATGTCTTTGCTGCAATAGGTATCTCAAAGTGTCTGAAAAATTACCGAAATTCAAATGTGGAGTCTGTCATTCTACATTAATGACTCAGAATGGTGAAAGTGTACTgtcaaatgaaaaaaattttaaaagcaATGGTAGTTTGATATGTTCTCTCTCGgaattgagaaaaattgTCAATAAGTGCTACTCAAATCTCAAAAATAGTCCCGATACTGAAAAGAGTTCAGTTTTTGATCCAGTCAGTCGATACTTGGCGGAGATCTTCCATGATGCTGCTACTCTGGAAGAGTCCTTTAAGCCAAAGGATAATCATACACTACTTGATTATACTGAGGTGTCGcaattttttaatcttttacTTTCTCTACCCACGAGGAAACCTTATTATAGAATGTTATGTGCCGCCAatgatcttttgaaaaatccaGGAATTGCTCTTATAAAGTTCAAATGGATTCTAATATTGTGGGAAGTACCTTCGATCAGGGAATGTTTGATATCAAAGCCGAATTATGGATTTGGCTCCAAAGAAATTCGCGCTGTGTCATATGAACTGATTAAAAGATCCATAGGCTACTTAGCAAACGTGGCAGGTTCTCCAAATTACAGGTCCTACATTTACCATCTTAAAGGTATTCCAgttgagaaatttttcaatcaagTTGAAACAATTAATTTGTACATAACATATCAAATGACAAAAATAATACATcgagaagaaaagaataacCTACAGCTATCAGTAGGGAAAGACATCTACCcaaatacatatatattaGAGGACGAAATGTGGTCTTCAAGCATAGATCTGTTCAAATCCAACACTGGTGATAAAAATACAGCCCTCAAATCTTCGgagttttttttcaaaccTTTTCAGTATGAAAGTGATTGGCATATTGTTTCTGCATGTAAGCTAATGgcaatatattatttagtTAACAATAAAAGGGAAGGCAGCAAGCATCCTTCACCTCATAAAAGTAAATTAACTTCCTCAATGTTTTATAATACTATGCTAGATTTCATAGATTATAAACAAGACTTTTTTAATTGGAAAGCTCCAGAGATGTCAAATCAGATTTTACAAATTATAAATGATCAAAATacgaagaaaaaattcacATTTTGTGCATACCCATTCCTTTTATCATTGGGACTAAAAATATCAGTAATGCAATATAACATAAAACAGATTATGGAATATAACGCAGAAAAGGCATTTTTGACATCACTGGATAAAAAGAAAGCGATGGATGTTTATTGTCGAATTAAAGTTCGAAGGAGTCACATAGCTCAGGATTCTCTGAGATGCATTCAGTCACGTCAAGCAGACCTATTAAAGTCACTTAGAGTCGAGTTTGTTAATGAAGAGGGAATTGATGCTGGTGGTCTCAAGAAGGAATGGTTCCTCCTACTTACTAAGACTCTTTTCAGCCCGATACATGGCTTATTTCAGTACATTAGCGAAAGTAGATTTTGCTGGTTTTCAATTTTCCCAATCTCAGAAGAACCGAATGGACTACTTACGAATGAGAAGTTGTACTATCTTTTCGGGGTCGTATTAGGTTTGGCTATATTTAATGGTATTATACTGGATTTGCAATTCCCCTCAGCGTTctacaagaaaatatgtAATGAACccttgaatttttcagattatTACCAAATATATCCTGAAACTGCtcaaaatctgaaaaagaTGCTTGACTATCAAGATGATAACTTTTGTGAAGTTTTTGGCCTCACATTTGAGACAACTGTTGAGAGTATGGCAAGTGCTACTCAGAGAAATGATTCTCTCTCAAATCCTGGTTTCGTTACAGTCAGCTTATCTCGAAACGGTTCGTCGAAATATGTTACTCAGGCTAACAAACACAACTTTGTTGATTTATGGGTGGACTACTATATgaataaatcaatcaaaaaGCAGTTTGGCCAATTCATGACTGGTTTCAAACAAGTTTTTGCCAGTTGTAGTTCTATTCAATTGTTTAATTCAGAGGAACTAGAACGACTTCTTTGTGGGGACAAAGagcaaaataaatatgattTCACATTATTACGTTCGGTCACGAAGTATGCAGGTGGGTTTCAAGATGATTCGACCGTGGTTATATGGTTTTGGGAAGTTATAGACCAATGGACTAAAGTATTACAAAGGAAGGTTTTGCAATTCGTGACCGGATCTGATAGAATACCTGCTACAGGGATATCAGCATTACcattcaaaattacaaaatgtAGTTCAAGACAAAATGAAGAGCTGCCTGTTGCACACACTTGTTTTAACGAAATTTGTTTATGGGATTATTGTTCAAAAGAGgttcttgaaagaaagttACTTTTAGCCATAAATGAGTCGCAGGAATTTGCCTTACGCTAA